The genomic segment CGTAGACGGTGAATTTGAGGTGGACAAGAAAGAACTTTCCCTGAAATGGAAAGGTTCCAGCAATCAGAGAGTGATCGATGTTCCCAAAACTCTTCATGAAGGAAAAGTCGTATTGCATAAATAAGAAATATACAGGCAGTTCAAGTATGCGTCAGGTGTACCTGAACTGCTTTTTTACTGAATCAGTCAAATATTCAGCTATGAGTGTACTGCGAAGCAGGAGTGTCAGCTTTGCATGACCAGACAGGAGGAAAAACAGATGAAACGAATCGCAAAATTTCATAAAGTAAGCAAAGAACGCTTCACAGCAGACTGGATCGATACCTTCGCACAGTCTCAGGAAGAAGCAGAGAAAGTATACGAGGCTATCCGTCTGCCGAAGAGAGCGACAGCAGGAAGTGCCGGCTATGACTTTTTCGCACCGGCAGAATTTACTCTGAAGCCAGGCGAAACAGTAAAGATCCCGACAGGAATCCGGGTGGAAATGCAGCCGGAATGGGTGCTGAAATGTTATCCGAGAAGCGGACTGGGATTTAAATACCGTCTTCAGCTTAACAACACAGTTGGTATCATTGACAGTGATTATTTCTATTCAGATAACGAAGGCCACATTTTTTCAAAGATCACAAATGATTCCAATGAAAACAAAACTCTGACAATCCCGGCAGATACAGGATTCATGCAGGGAATCTTTGTAGAGTACGGAATCACGGTAGATGATGATGCTACAGAAATCCGCAATGGTGGATTTGGAAGTACTACTGCGAAATAGTGGGTAAAAGTAATGTAATGTTCTAGCGGAGCATATTTCACAAAGTTTATAGATGAAATCAGAGCCAGAATGTAAAAAAAGTAGAACATAGGGAAGAATCTGAGATTTTTACTTTACGTTCTGCTTTTTCTTTGCTATAATATTTTGAGATTCAAAATATTTGCAATACATACAATTCAAGCGTATATACTGCGGAGCAGTTATTCGATTATGAACAAGTAACGAAGCGGATGATTTTATCCGCTTGACTAAAAAATATCAGGCAAAGAAATAAATTCAGGGAGAAAAGTTATGATCATCGAGCCAAAAGTAAGAGAATATATCTGTACAACCGCACATCCGCAGGGATGTGCAGAGAGTGTGCGCAACCAGGCAGATTACGCCTGTAAACAGGGAATGGTAAACGGAACAAAAAAAGCACTGATCATCGGATGTTCTACAGGCTACGGCCTCGCATCCCGAATCTGCGCACTGGAAAACTGTGGTGCCGATACTCTTGGAATCATGTTTGAACGTCAGGCAAATGGCAGAAGGACAGCTACACCCGGATGGTATAACACTGCGGAATTTCATCGCCTGGCAGCAGAAAAAGGTGCCTATGCCAAGACTGTCAACGGAGATGCTTTTTCAAAAGAAATAAAAGATAAAGCAATTGAGCTGATCAAAAAAGATCTGGGAAAGGTGGATCTGGTAGTTTACAGTCTGGCAGCGCCAAGACGTACAGATTCTGAAGGAAAAATCTGGTCCTCTTGCCTGAAGACTACAGGTGAGGCTTTCACAGAAAAGAGTCTTGATCTGCGAAACAATGAGATTACAGAGAAAACAGTAGAACCGGCTACTGAAGAAGAGGTTTTAAGCACAGTCAAAGTTATGGGCGGCGAAGACTGGGCAGACTGGATTGATGCGCTGAAAGCAGCAGATGTACTGACTGAGAATGCAGTAACCGTAGCATATTCCTATATCGGACCGGAACTTACTTATCCAATTTACTATCACGGAACCATCGGAACTGCCAAACAGCATTTACAGAAAACAATGTCTGA from the Blautia wexlerae DSM 19850 genome contains:
- a CDS encoding deoxyuridine 5'-triphosphate nucleotidohydrolase; this encodes MKRIAKFHKVSKERFTADWIDTFAQSQEEAEKVYEAIRLPKRATAGSAGYDFFAPAEFTLKPGETVKIPTGIRVEMQPEWVLKCYPRSGLGFKYRLQLNNTVGIIDSDYFYSDNEGHIFSKITNDSNENKTLTIPADTGFMQGIFVEYGITVDDDATEIRNGGFGSTTAK
- the fabV gene encoding enoyl-ACP reductase FabV → MIIEPKVREYICTTAHPQGCAESVRNQADYACKQGMVNGTKKALIIGCSTGYGLASRICALENCGADTLGIMFERQANGRRTATPGWYNTAEFHRLAAEKGAYAKTVNGDAFSKEIKDKAIELIKKDLGKVDLVVYSLAAPRRTDSEGKIWSSCLKTTGEAFTEKSLDLRNNEITEKTVEPATEEEVLSTVKVMGGEDWADWIDALKAADVLTENAVTVAYSYIGPELTYPIYYHGTIGTAKQHLQKTMSEINQAHPDVCAVISVNKGLVTQASAAIPVVPLYFAILYKVMKKAGNHENCIQQIARLFTQKLYTPTGFQTDENGFIRMDDYELAPEIQEEVKKCWKAVTTDTVKEYCDIDGYWEDFYHMFGFRYEDIDYTQDVDADIEIDGVVM